Sequence from the Cryptococcus neoformans var. neoformans JEC21 chromosome 1, complete sequence genome:
CCCAGATCCTGTGTCGTCTGTCAGTGGATTCTGCACCTAATCCCTTGTAGGGATACTTAAGCATACCATGGAGATGTACTGGCCGCTTTGTCCCTTTTCTATATCGACCGAGTCTGGGTTCTCTCGAGCCTGAGCCAAGAGGGCGTCGTTGGATGCTTGGAACTGGGGAAGGAAAGCTCGAACTCTAGAGATCACTGGATAGGCCAGGAAAATGGGTCAATCATATGATGCTCTCGTTGCCAACGGAGTGAAGCAGATCAACTCACCATCACTTTCAGGGACACCATGCGGCCGGCTAGGCAAAGGATTTAAAGGGTTCATGGGTGTACTTTCTTGAGATCGGTTTGAAGTAGAGGTTATGGTTTGAAGGAGCTGGCCTGCCAGTTATCCGAGGTAAGTATGCTGGCCCGACCCCACTCTGAAACACGATACCTAATCGAGCTTCTCGATCTTGAGGGGATTCAACATCGAgtttttctcttttggGGCTGTTCGACGACATGACGTTGTAATTATGCTGTAAATTTTCCGTGTGTACGTTTGCTCTTGCGGGATTGGGGGCAAATTAGGATACAGCTTGCAATGCTAAGATGAAGACAACAAGAAAGTGAACATGCAAATCTTCGGAAATGAGACTTCGAGGGTGAACTGCCTCCACTTTTGATATTTGGTGCGGTACCCCACTTTTATCTTACCTTCAGCTTGCTATATAATTTATCTCTACGTTCGTCCAGCATTATATGATCCCAGGATAGTGCTTATATGGGAATGACGCGTCCATTAATACGCCAAGCCAAATCGCTCGCTTCTTTTACTCCAACAAATCTTCAAAGCCATCTGTCCAACCACCCCGTGCTACCCTTACATTTGCCTTCTCTTACTTCTGCCTGGCCGGCATTGACCAACTGGAAGTTGGAAAATGGATTACAGCGGCTGAGAGAGAAAATAGGAGAAGGTAGAGTAGCTGAAATCGAACTAGGAAAAAAGGGACGGAGCTACTTGCATAAGGAATGGCAACAGATACATATGCCTTTTGGTTTGTTTTCTACACTTGGGTGCGTTGATGACTCTGACGATGATTGCAGGCCTATTTCTAGATGCTTTCATATTCAATCTTATACCATCTTCGTCTCCTGCAGAACTACCAACAGCATATCTCGCCCAATCTGATTTGCTGGATTCCACGCCTCAATTATTAGACGATGTACCTGCCTTAACTCACTTTTATCAGGGTAAAGAGAAAAGCTTGTATAGGCGGACGATATGGATTGGCCCCAATGGTAGCTTTACCCCATTCCACAAAGATCCTTATGTAGGAATTTACTCGCAAAGTGGGTTACTTCTAACTACTCATCTAGCCGAGGCTGAGTTGAATTTCTTTTAGTCGTGGGCAGAAAAACATTCCACTTGTTACCACCTGATGCGTTCCCCTACCTGGATCTATCTCCTATCCCTCGACATGCCAATACATCCCAAATACCTGTCCCAGTCTCCCGGATAATATCTGGCGTATCGCCGAATGAGGACGTGCAGGATCTTCCTCAAGGGACGATGCAGAAGTGCAAAGAACAGCTTGAAAAAGCATTTTCCATACCGGGCGCATGTCAGGTCAACGTAGCCGCTGGTGACAGTGTGTTGATACCTGAAGGATGGTGGCATGCCGCTGAAGGTGTAGATGGACCTGGGGTTGGGGTCAATGCCTGGTTCAGATAGCGAATGCAGTGTATTGTCCATGCTATTGAGAGTAATATGGTAATAAACATGCCTCTCATACGACACAAGGCCATGAAATTGATCCCTTGCATCCATATCGTAAAAAATACAGCGGCACAGCAAAATGCAATCGTGCCGTCTCTCAAAcacccatctccttcaccccAATAACAACCTTGCAACCCTAATCCTGATCGCAAGCCATATACACCGAAATTaaatgaagaaagcgaggtagagagaagagaggacaGTGGCACCGAGGACAGCGTAACCTGTTCGGTAGACACCCTTAATGGTAAGAGCTACAAATTGCATTAGTTCACATTTCAACGATTTTTCACGCCATCATGACCATCTCAATCGAAACTTTGCCGCTCTCGGTGTCTCATCCAAGAGAGTAAGaaaaaaactcacctttTCCGATGTCCCAGTTCAAATGCCTCAAACCATTGTAGCAGTGAAAGGTAAAGGGAAGGGCGATGATGAACTTGGCGCTTCCCTTGAACCATCCAGGCAAGTCGTGCACGAGTTGAATGAGGTGGGCAGAGTCGATGACAGGGACAAGGGGGTGAAGTAGGTAGGCCATGGCGGAAAGGTAAAGGGCACCTCCAAAAGCGACACCGGTGATACGATGCAAACTGGAGAGATACCATGTGAGCTATGGACATATGTCAGCGATGTGAAATAAGATATGGCAGAGCAGGTCTATACAAACCTGAGGCTGGTAGATGGCCAAGTGAGGAGACGTAGGTCGGTGCTGCCTTTGGGAGTTAAGAAGGGCAATGCTCTCAGCGGCAGTCACGGACTCGGTGGAGGCGAGTCTGTTTATGGTCAGCACCTTTCGCATTGCTCCTCTATAGTAAACTTGTTGGTACACACCGTCGCTGGGCGAGCATGAGACCAGGAGTTGTCCGGAGGATTGAGGCTGGGAGAAGTCAGTTGATCATCGGTGTTTTGCGGCGCTGTGGATGTACGCACGCTTGTGGACTGCCCTGGCGAGGGAGTTGCGGAggatggaagtggacaTTGGGGGCGAGTAggcaaagatggaaagaagcaCAGATGAGTTGACGTTGAGAGGCAGACGAAGATGCAGAGAATCGAAGATAATCCACCGAATCCCATTCGTCCAATACCCGGCGCCAATTATCAGGCTCATCccactttcttcctccgacTTCTTCCGATGCCTGTCCGATGCCCATATTATTCCCGGCATCTACATATTACTTTATCTACTTGCTATATGCATGCTCTATGTATATGTCTCTTCATGTATCCCACGTCCCACACACCTCGCACCCACCTTCCCGTACATCTCCAACACCTACTAATCTCATCTTATTCTGGACCGCCTCTACCAGCCCGTCCTCCAATTCCATCTCTCGCAACTGACGGCCGATGTCTTCGCGAATATCGTCAAGGTTGCCAGATATATTGACAAATGTGAATATGGGGGAATGAACAGAATTAGGATCGCTAGTATCACACAGCTCAGGTCAGCCTTGGAGATTATTTAGCCAAGTCTACTCAACTCACACAAAGTGCCTTGCCCGTCTTTCTCCAAAATACTTTTTGCAGAAGTTCACGATGGACCAATGGTGATCCTCCCAACATGTATATGTACCTTTTATCTGATGAGGCTTAAGATACATGGTCACCTGTTCCGCATGGATACCAGATGGTTTATCCAGTAGGATGAGATCGCTAGGGTACCCTTGATGGAGTACGAGCGATTTCACTCTTGTTTCAAGGTATCCTGCTATTCTGCCGTAGGTATCGAGAGAGTTTGGTGATAGATGGAAACACAATGAAGGGTTATCTGGCCATGCACTGCCAAGAGTATCTAGTATCGCACCCCAGGAAAGTCCATCCCGACAGACTTTggggagagatgaaggcCCAAAACTAATTCGCCGTAGTTGTGGGAAAAGAATGTTGTATGGTCCACATGGATCTTGTGTTGCTATCTCTGATGTAGATATGCTTTTTTGATAGCGTTTTAGCTCCATGACGGCTTCAGAAGTTGCTATAATCGATTCTGCATCATCGAATCGCATTGCTTTGACGTTACCGAACAGCTCGAGTTTTTGCAGCATAGTCTTTCTCGGTTGAGAAACGGTAGTATGGTTGCTTTGGTCTTGATCTTCGATGCTGCGGACGAAAAAGCACCTTTCTTTGTTTTCTTCCAAGTCAAACCCCTTGAAAAACGAGGCCGCTGCAGAAGAGGACAGTTCCACCCTTTCATATAACCCCGATTCGCACTCGGCCAAGATAAATCGGCAAGTGCAGAGCAAATTGATGAGCTCCGGGATTGAACTTATTTGCTTGAGCATATGAATGATTTGCAGTTGAATCtcaggaggaaggcggGCAATGCTGGTGGCAGGTCGTGAAGAACTGGTCATTGTGTGTGGTGATTATGTTTCTTAAGACTGGAACCGGGCGTTGCCTGAAAGAATGAGGATACTAATGATCGAAGTTATAGGCTCTTGTCTCGCTATAGTCAAGGGGGAAGCATTAATAATTACTGACATTCACAAAAGACGCCAAAAGGCGCCAAGACTCACAACAAGAAGCTTTGTTTGGCCGGTTTTCAAACGGCGAGTTCCTTCCAGAACAGATGGGATCGGATATTCGGATTATTTGTGTAATGACTGTGGAGTAATGAGATAGTTTGCGGGAGCGTAGGGGATGGTGTAGAAAAAGAGAGTAAAAGTCATAAGAGAGCAAAGGAAGATCAGAAAATCAGCAGAGACTGACCGGAACTTATCGCATCGAAAAAAGCCCTCTTATCAGATAACGAGTCTCGGCCCATTAAATTCGCATTTAATTTCATATTTACAACTTTTTACTCGTAATAAACTATATTTACTTTTATTTAATTACTAATCGCTATTAAATACTTTCAAATTTGATACTCATAATTTGAAATGACAGGCGTGATTTTTTATTGCCGGTGcggtcatcatcagcagcagcggcggcggcggcggcggcggcggggtTTATTTATTTACTAGTGACGATCGGGCGATGCCCAGATAATGACTTACTCACGCGAGCCAACGGTCCACGTTCTAGCAACTTGGATACCCGTGCGCAGACCAAGgaaaacgaaagaagagtctTGATTGGGGACATTGAAAAGTCTAAAGGCATCTATACTGTGCATCATGTACTGTACATTATTGGAATAACCCCTTACAACAGCAGAATATCACAACTCCATATCATCCACACTggtcttctcttctgcttccatAGTCTGCCTCACGGGCTCTGAACCagctcgtcttcctctacgCTGAACGACCGTCCagccatcttcctcttcctcttctctcacaATCTCTAGACTCCCGCTTCTCCCTGAATGAGGTTTTGAAGTggttgatgatgttgaagacGCAATTGTTTCAGGGTTAGAAGACAGCTTGCCCCTTTTGACAGGCCCAAGAGGGCTAACAAAGTCGAATTTACCAGCTTTCACTTCCGACAGTAGCGTTGCGCTGCCGAAACTCGGAGGAGCCGTCTCATCACCAGAGGGTAGAATCTTGGGAGGTGTATAGGTGCGTCTCGAAGCGGGGCTGAGATCACTTACGAAAGCGTGAACgcgtctcttctccctgGTTGGTGTCCTCCGAGGAGAGCTGGGGCGAATGGTATTGGACAGAGAGGGGCGAATATACGACGCCACAGATGAGGCAGCACTTCGAGGCGGGGTGCGTGGAAAGGTCGGAGTGGTTGGGCCAAAAATGGTCAAACAGGGGTCAGAGCTGGCGTTGACACTGTTTTCGTTACGCGGTACAGTGCGGCGCTTTTTTGGACAACCGAAAAGGgatcccatctcctcttcacaaGGATCGGCACATCCCTGACTTTCATACACTGGCGTCGATGTCGATCTGGCCACTTCTCTCAGTCgtttttccctctcttccgcGGTG
This genomic interval carries:
- a CDS encoding succinate dehydrogenase (ubiquinone), putative, whose protein sequence is MSTSILRNSLARAVHKPSILRTTPGLMLAQRRLASTESVTAAESIALLNSQRQHRPTSPHLAIYQPQLTWYLSSLHRITGVAFGGALYLSAMAYLLHPLVPVIDSAHLIQLVHDLPGWFKGSAKFIIALPFTFHCYNGLRHLNWDIGKALTIKGVYRTGYAVLGATVLSSLYLAFFI
- a CDS encoding expressed protein codes for the protein MTSSSRPATSIARLPPEIQLQIIHMLKQISSIPELINLLCTCRFILAECESGLYERVELSSSAAASFFKGFDLEENKERCFFVRSIEDQDQSNHTTVSQPRKTMLQKLELFGNVKAMRFDDAESIIATSEAVMELKRYQKSISTSEIATQDPCGPYNILFPQLRRISFGPSSLPKVCRDGLSWGAILDTLGSAWPDNPSLCFHLSPNSLDTYGRIAGYLETRVKSLVLHQGYPSDLILLDKPSGIHAEQVTMYLKPHQIKGTYTCWEDHHWSIVNFCKKYFGERRARHFVDPNSVHSPIFTFVNISGNLDDIREDIGRQLREMELEDGLVEAVQNKMRLVGVGDVREGGCEVCGTWDT